gaaaataaaatttgaggggctgggcatgatggctcatgcctgtaatcccagcactttgggaggctgaggcaggcagatcacaaggtcaggagttcaagatcagcctgaccaatatggtgacaccctgtcgctactaaaaatacaaaaatgagtggggcatggtggcacatgcctttaatcccagctactcaggaggctgaggtaggagaatagcttgaacccaggaggcagaggttgcagtgagtagagatcacatcactgcactccagcctgggcgacagagcgagactccatctaaaaataataataataataaaataaaattagaaaattaggtTGGGGTCACATTGTGCATGGCCTTGAATGTCATTTTGAGGATTCTGAATTTAACTCAATAagtatgaaaaatgtaaaaaacagtccaggcatggtggctcatgcctgtaatcccagcactttgtgaggccaaggcgggtggatcacttgaggtcaggagcttaagaccagcctgaccaacatggtgaaaccccgactactaaaattacaaaaaattagctgggcatggtggcacatgcctgtaatcccagctactcaggaggctgagtcaggagaattgcttgaacctgggaggcagaggttgcagtgagctgagatcacactactgcactccagcctgggcgacagaggctTGTTTTGGGCGACTGGGCGACAGAGGTTtgttttgtctcaaaacaaacaaaacaaaacaaaacaacaacaaaaacagaataatgaCACAATTAGATCTGTGTTTTTTATTGCAATGTAGAAGATGAATTAAAACATGGAGAAATTAGACAATTTCTTAGGAGGAGGCTACTGCCAGGGTCCAGATAAAAGATTGAGAACATttctcaattttgaaagaaagagagagacacacacacaagttgGGTTATCTGGaagcagaggctgagacagagttTGAGGTGCAAGATGCTTACCAGGAGGAAGAAGCAGGGCTGAGCTAAGAGAGAAGTCAAACTGCAATGCAGATCTGACAAAGACCCAGCCTCCCTGGTAGGGAGCTCTGGAGTGAATATTTCTAGCCCTGGCCAGCCCTTGTCAAGCCAACCTATTCTCAGAGCTGTCCTGCAGTTGGCCAAAATGATCAAACCTTTATACCCCTGCCTTGCTCAGGTACCGAGTGAGGGCAGCTCTGGGATGGACGTGATCTTGTGTAGGACTGTCCTCTACAGCTGAGGCAGACATTGAAAGAACTGAAGTAGGCAGAAGTTGTCTGCTAGCTATTCCCCCTAGAGCTGAAcagcaagtcttttttttcttatttatttatttatttatttatttatttatttgagatggtgtttcactcttgttgcccaggctggaatgcagtggcgagatctcagctcattgcaacctccgcctctcgggttcaagcgattctcctgcctcagcccctgctagttgctgggtttacaggcgtgcactaccacgcccagctaatttttgtatttttagtagagacagggtttcgctatgttggccaggctggtctccaactcctgacctcaggtgatccccccacctcggcctcccaaagtgctgggattacaggtatgaaccaccgtgcctggccaacaggaaGTCTTTCTTTGGAGGTAGAACTGAATGGTACACCTTCATGTTTACCACAAAGAAAGAGAGGAATTATGATATATTGAACAAAGGTAATGGGGTAGAAATGAGTGAATGTGTTTTATAGATACTGTATTTGGTAGGTGGGGATAAATAAGAGGGAGTAAATAAAGGTTAACAGTGAGGTCTCTCCACTTACATGATTTGATGGTTATTCTGTTATCCATTAATGAACAGTAAACATCAGAAGTAGAGAGAGCAGATTTGGGgagaaagataataaatttgattttgaaCATGTTGATTCTGAAATGTCTACAGAGCATTAAGGTAGAGATGACTTTAAAGAATCAATGCAAATGAGAGGTCTGGAGATCAGAAGCCACTGCTGTATTTACTGACTATACAtatactaccttttttttttttttctgggtctgttgccaggctggagtgtggtggcacgatcatggctcaatgcagcctcaacctcctgggctcaagcaatcctcttacctcagcctcttgagtaactgaaactacaggcccacaccaccacgcccagctaattttttctacttttttatagagacagggtctcattatattgcctaggctggtctcaaactcctgagctcaagcaatcctcctgcctccgcctcccaaagtgttgggattacaggtgtgagctagtcactgtgtttggctttttttttttttttttttgtgagacagagccttgctctgtcgcccaggctggagtgcagtggtgcgatctcggctcactgcaagctccgcctcccgcgttctcgccattctcctgcctcagccttctgaggagctgggactacagctgcccgccaccatgccaggctaattttttgtattttgtttagtagagacagggtttcaccgtgttagtcaggatggtcttgatctcctgacttcgtgatccgcccgcctcggcctcccaaagtgctgggattgcaggtgtgagccaccatgtccagcttgcGCTTGgcatattattttacatatatacttttatttaatacTCTTCACGCCTGTATGAATTAGGTATTGTTTTTCTTGTACCCTTTGGCATATTTTATTAATACCATTTGGGAACAAAAAAACTGAGACTAGAAGAGGTTAAATTTCTGGCTCAAAGAAGTAAAACTTAAGTCTGATGACAAaatacatactcttttttttttcagaaaagaaaaaaaagaatctcgctctgttgcccaggttgcagtgcagtggtgttatctgggctcactgcaacctctgcctctcgggttcaagtgattctcctgcctcagcctcccaagtagctgggattacggggcatgtgccaccacactcagctaatttttgtgtttttagtagagataggatttcactgtgttggtcaggcttgtcttgaactcctgacctcataggcgtgagccaccgcgcccggccaacaaaacACATGCtcttaaagataaaattatattgcTTCCATGGAAACCACAGGTAGATAGTATTTGAAGCCATGAAGGTCAGTAGGTCACCTAGAAAGGGTATAGTTCAaataggaacaaaaggaaaaaaatggaattctaaGGAAGCCAACATTTCCAGGGTGAATCAAGTAAGATGACATAGTCAATGGGATTGAAAAAAAGTAGacagaacagtttttaaaaattgaagtatgGTATCTCAGAAGTTAAGGTAAAAAGAGAGTTCTAGTCTGCAAATTTGCAGATACCATATAGGGTGATGGTTTGACAATTAGAGGTTACTAGTGATCTTAGAGCAGTTTATAGAGAAGTCAGATTGCAGTGGGTCTAAGAATGAGtgtgaaggccaggcacggtggctcacatctaatCCTAGCAtggtgggaggctgaagtgggcggatcacgaggtcaggagttccagaccagcctagccagcatggtgcaaccccatctctattaaaaatacaaaaattagctgggtgtggtggcatgcatctgtaatcccagctgcttggaaggctgaggcaggagaattacttgaatctgggaggcagaggttccagtgagctgagatcacgctgttgcactccagcctgggcaacagagcaagactctgtctcaaaaaaaaaaaaaaaaaaaaatgagtgagaaaTAAGGAAGCAGAAGAAATGGGTATAGGTTACTTTTCCAAAAATTTTGCGAAGTGGAGGAGATAACAATGCTTTAAATAtaagatatttattaatattattaattgaTTAATAATCGATCACTGCCATATGACttggattttacatttctaccactTCTTTGTGTTACTTCTTTCTACCCTATTATACCAGTGTCCCATTCCAAGTCTGACACACCTGGAAGCATTGAATGTTGTATTTTGATTGTGGATGATTTGTTTATTTGGTTACAGCTTTTGAATGCCTCAGGTGATTCTGTCTATCTTTGGAGGATGGGCCATAGGCCCCCTGCCCCAACTCCATTATCTGTTTTCCACAAAGATAGATAAACATTCACTTATCAGACTAATTCACCAAAGCATACAGGTTCTTAGTTTCTTAGCAAACCAAGTACTTTGTCCACCTCTCCTCTCCATCTCCCCTCCCTCAAATCTTCAGTGGGCAGATGTGGGAGAAGAAAGGAGCTGTCACTCCAAACCTTCTGGTGTTTCAGTGGGGGAGTCTGGCTTCACAGTGAGCTGAAACTTTCCCTTGCCAGCCTCCATCAGTCCAGCCCCTCCTGAGGGGGCTGGAGAGTAATCAACATCGCCGTCCACCTGTGCACAGGAAGATGCCTACAGCCACACCAGCAATGATGAAACTGCCCACCAGGACGCCCAGGACCAGCGAAGTGTAGGAGCGGCTTGTTTGGCTCCCTGCAGAACATGCAGAGAGTTAGCCTGAAGAATAGACCCCCAAGGAGTCCATGATTTGAGTCAAACCCCAAAGCATTTCTGCCCCAGGAGAAAGGGACCCGTTTACCAACTGACTTAAGTTGAGTGTGTTCTGTCCCAAACCCCCAGCTGTGGGCCTCTTGTTGCTCTAGGCATCCATTCTTCAGGTCCATCCATTTGTCTGGAACCCGCCCTCTCCCCAGCTTGCAGGCCTGGGCCCCAGTCCCATCATACCTTTCATGTTTTCCATGGAAATATGTTTCTGCACATACTGCACACAGGTGTCCTCCAGGAATTCCCGCAGTTCATACCGAGTGCGGTTGTAGGCATTGAGCTGCTGCAAGATGAAGGTGACCACTTTGGAGGGGACCTGGGTGTCTGCCTGCCACAAGGCTGTCTCCGGCCGGAAACTCACAAAGGAGCTCCCGTTCACGGCCACTTCGAAGAAGACATGGGCTCTAGAGCCCTCGGGAGGCAGCTCACAGCCCAGGAAGCAGCGGATGGTCAGAGGAACTGTGGATAGAGAGTCAGGGTCAGGGGACTGTGCAGAGAGGGTGCCAGGTGTGGGAGGAGGCCCAGCAAGGGGAAAAGAACATAGGAAGGTGAGAGTCAGTGCTGTGAGGAGAGGGGAGTCTATAGGTCAGGGAACTGTGGGGAGAAGGGCCTGGGGCTGTGAGGAGGGGTTTGTGGTTAGACTGTTACAGGCTGAGAAAGAAGGGGCCAGGGACTATGATGAAAAAAGGGAATTGTCAGGCCTTGTTCAACtggtgatagaaaaaaaaaaaaaaaatgggggttgGGCGGCGGGGGGcagggactcacacctgtaatcccagcactttgggaagccagggcggtggatcgcctgaggtcaggagttccagacgagcctggccaacatggcgaaaccccctctctactaaaaatacaaaaaaatagccgggcctggtggcgagcacctgtaatatcagctacttgggaggctgaggcagaagaatcgcttgaacccgggaggcggaggttgcagtgaaccgagatcgggccactgcactccagtctggacgacagagcaagactctctctcagaaagaaaaaaaaaaaaggtgggtgcAGTGGGGGACTAGGAGAGAAAGGAGTTAAAGGCTATGATCGGGGTGAGGGACGGAGTGGTACTTTGAGAAAAGAAACTAGGGTCTTTGAGAAGAAGGAGTTGGGGTTGTGATGGGGAGGGAGTGGGGCTTTCAGAGAAGAACTGGGGTCTTTGGGGGAGAAGTTGGGGTCATGAGTGGAGCTAAGAGCGAAGTCATCAGCTTGTATGAGGAGAGGTGGCTGGAGGGTGGAGAGTGAAGTGCTGGGGGTGTGGGAAGAGAAGGACGGGGATCTATGAAGAAAAGGAGTTGGAGGACTGTGAGGTGAGGGGTGAGGAGTTTTCAGGGCACCTTCGGTGTCACGGTGTGAGGGCCTCCCAACAGGGTCTACCCCAAGAGGTTATGCCAGCAGGCCGACCGCCCGAGTCGGGGCTTTCTTAGCGGGGACACCTGCCTCTCTCCAGCCCCCACCCAGCAATTTTCAAAGGCCCAGGCGCCACCGAGCTCCAGTGGCGGCCCAGTCCCTGCAAGCCCCAGCCCGCCTCCACCAGTCAGGCCCCGCCCCCACCAGCCCCGCCCAGACCCCGCCCCCGCTGCGTGCCCACTCACAGGCCAAGGTCCGCTCCTGGTGCACCAGGCGCACGAGGCCGTGGAACTCGAGTAGGTAGGCCTGCAGGCCACTCTGCATGCGCGCCCAGCTCTCGGGCTCCTGCAAGGGCTGCAGCTGGAGGATCGTGGCGTTGGTGCCTGGGCCTTCCAGCACGTGTGTCAGGTGTCCCCCCAGCGACGCGTTGCCCTGGTACCACACGTGATACGGGTCACGGAAGTAGGAGATCTGGAGCATATGAAGGCTTTGGAGGCCTGCGGGCAGAGTCAGCGTCAGCCTGGGCCGGCGTGGGAGGGGGCGGCGGGCAGCGGAAGATAATAACCCCCTACCTTGAGGCTGGCCGCCCACCTTCTCGACCCTTCATAAACTATAATGTGCCCTCCCACCGCTTCTCCCATTTGACGCTCACAGTAACTCTGCCAGGAGGGCAGGACAGGGATTATTAtctccgttttacagatgaggaaactgaggcctgcagTGGAAGAGACActcctttctgcttcctttttcaccCTCGGCTCTCCCTCCCCCCGTTTCCTGTTAACCAACGGAACAAATGGTTAACAAATCCTGACCTGAATAAAATCCCAGTTCCATCGCCTGTTCTCTGTCTCCCCTTCCACTGCCCTGATTCAGGATTCACCCGTCTCATCTGGACGGGGGTAGTACCTTTCTACATCTCCCCATTCTCTATTCCGACCTCCACCTGACCCagggatgagatcatgtccttttcctACTTAAAATCTTCCAGTGCCATAACCCCCTCCCCTTCATTAATCAAAAATAATCATAGCCAATGTCCATTAGGTGCTTATTATAACCTGGGCAATgggctttacatacattattatcTTTGTGCCTTTCCCAAATGGCTTAATGCggtagctactattattattattattattattttttttttgagacggagtcttgctctgtcgcccaggctggagtgcagtggcgcgatctgggctcgtAGCTACTATTATTAACCCCAGTCtacatgggaaactgaggcagagatagTGCGGCAGAGCCAAGGTTTGCATGTAGGCAGTCAAGTCCAGTACTCTTAGCCATTCTGCTACACTGCCTCCCCACAGGATCAAGTCCAGAGTCTTTAGCCTGGCATTTAAGGCTGCTAGATACCTGGCCCCTGCTGCCTTTTCTGGCCGCTTCCCACTGCTTATATATCAAACTAGTTGGGGTTCCTCATGCTGCCTTTGGCTGACACATGAATAGCATGTCAGGATTACTCTGCCTCCCTTTTTCTGCCTAGcggagtttattcatgatttaaGACCCAGCTtagagactgggcacagtggctcatgcctgtaatctcagcactttgggaggccgaggcgggtggatcatttgaggtcagggattcaagaccagcctggccaacatggagaaatcccatctgtactaaaagtacaaatattagccagacgtggtggtatatgcctgtagtcccagctactcaggaggctgaggcaggagaatcgcttgaacctgggaggtggaggttgcagttagctgagattgtgccactctatTCCAgcctgagactccatctcaaaaaaaaaaaaaaaagacccagctCAGTTGCCCTCtccttggaaatttttttctgatgCCCCACAAGACACAGTGGGTCTGTTTCAGTGATCCCAGACCACCATATATTAGTGAATATCTCACTAGATTCTACCTGACTGTCTTCAAACACACACAGGCTACAATGGACTCCTCTAGGCTATGGAACCATGCCTGGTGATCTCTGCTTCCTACACGCAGAAAAGAGTCTGGCACAGAGTTGATGCCCAGAGCACATTTGGATGAGTCCAGGGTTGtaaatctgtgtgtgtgagtgggtcCTGTCTGTGTTTGCATTTGAGAAGTTGTGTTTTGTATCTGCAGATGTGAATAAGTATATTTATGGATAACCCATGGTCCTTAACTACTCTGTGacccagtttcctcctctataaaatgaagatagtaaTAATATTACCCACCTTTCGGGGTTTGTGCGAGTTAAATGGGTCAATCCAAGTATTAACCATAGTGAGCACCCATTGAATACTGGTTATTATTTGCTGCCTCTCTGAGGGGGAGACTGAAGCTATGGGGACTGtgagagaggggaaaggaggcCCCTGTGCAA
This genomic interval from Theropithecus gelada isolate Dixy chromosome 10, Tgel_1.0, whole genome shotgun sequence contains the following:
- the PROCR gene encoding endothelial protein C receptor; this translates as MLTTLLPILLLSDWAFCSQNASDGLQSLHMLQISYFRDPYHVWYQGNASLGGHLTHVLEGPGTNATILQLQPLQEPESWARMQSGLQAYLLEFHGLVRLVHQERTLAFPLTIRCFLGCELPPEGSRAHVFFEVAVNGSSFVSFRPETALWQADTQVPSKVVTFILQQLNAYNRTRYELREFLEDTCVQYVQKHISMENMKGSQTSRSYTSLVLGVLVGSFIIAGVAVGIFLCTGGRRC